The Sphingomonas sp. So64.6b genome includes a region encoding these proteins:
- a CDS encoding ABC transporter ATP-binding protein produces MTPAAPPLVEFRKVEKRYPGGARAAVSGLDLMVRKGEFLTLLGPSGSGKTTTLMMLAGFETPDSGDILLDGRSLAKLPPHKRNMGVVFQNYALFPHMSVAQNLAFPLGVRGIRGAEAMAKVDAALALVRLDGLGHRRPDALSGGQRQRVALARALIFQPDIVLMDEPLGALDRQLRERLQSEIKRIQRALGLTIVYVTHDQSEALTLSDRIAVFADGSVQQVDTPEAIYEHPANAFVAGFVGENNGLAGQLTSRAGNECEIRLDGGQTIRATPVGDIAPGARIVATIRPEHVETVGLSQLCNRIDAQVDELVYHGDHSRIRATLAGGGVLTVRAPRQPVLAPTDSFALGWCTDRCFAFAAEGWTNDPLGEAG; encoded by the coding sequence ATGACGCCCGCCGCGCCGCCCCTGGTCGAGTTCCGCAAGGTCGAAAAACGCTATCCCGGTGGCGCGAGAGCAGCGGTGAGCGGGCTCGACCTGATGGTGCGCAAGGGCGAATTTCTGACACTGCTCGGGCCGTCCGGCTCGGGCAAGACAACCACCCTGATGATGCTCGCCGGGTTCGAAACGCCCGATTCTGGCGATATCCTGCTCGACGGGCGCTCGCTGGCAAAGCTGCCGCCGCACAAGCGCAACATGGGCGTTGTGTTTCAGAATTATGCGTTGTTCCCGCACATGAGCGTGGCGCAAAACCTCGCCTTCCCGCTTGGTGTGCGCGGCATTCGCGGTGCGGAGGCAATGGCCAAGGTCGATGCGGCGCTGGCATTGGTGCGGCTCGATGGGCTCGGCCATCGTCGCCCCGACGCGCTCTCCGGCGGTCAGCGCCAGCGCGTCGCGCTCGCACGCGCATTGATCTTTCAGCCCGATATCGTGTTGATGGACGAACCGCTTGGCGCGCTCGACCGGCAATTGCGCGAACGGCTGCAAAGCGAGATCAAGCGCATCCAGCGCGCGCTCGGACTCACCATCGTCTATGTCACGCACGACCAGAGCGAGGCGCTGACCCTGTCGGACCGGATCGCGGTGTTCGCCGATGGATCGGTGCAGCAGGTCGACACGCCCGAGGCGATCTACGAACACCCCGCCAACGCCTTTGTCGCTGGCTTTGTCGGCGAGAATAACGGCCTGGCGGGGCAGCTTACCTCGCGTGCCGGCAACGAATGCGAGATCAGGCTCGATGGCGGGCAGACGATCCGCGCGACGCCGGTTGGCGATATCGCACCGGGTGCGCGGATCGTCGCGACGATCCGGCCCGAACATGTCGAGACCGTCGGCCTGTCGCAGCTCTGCAACCGGATCGACGCACAGGTCGACGAACTGGTTTATCATGGCGATCACAGCCGCATCCGCGCGACGCTCGCCGGGGGCGGCGTGCTGACCGTCCGCGCGCCGCGTCAGCCGGTGCTCGCGCCGACCGACAGTTTCGCGCTCGGCTGGTGCACCGATCGCTGCTTCGCGTTTGCCGCCGAGGGCTGGACCAACGATCCGCTGGGGGAAGCCGGATGA
- a CDS encoding amidohydrolase family protein encodes MKLIRAIAALALLLGVGAAGAQPVAETYIHAGRLLADPATGKVETERTIVIRDGKVVAIRAGYVGGADAIDLRDSFVLPGLIDSHVHLGHQNGPDDKVRRVTQTAAAIAIDGAYYARLTLEAGFTTVADLGEENDAIFALRDGIAAGRVPGPRVIAAGNVISPHGGEGDLYGYRWDVTQVIRRPNLCSGADDCRRVVREQIQRGADIIKIVATGAVLSDLAAGLGQQFTDDEMKAIVETAHNLGRKVTAHAHGANGINAFLRAGGDSIEHGTYLDDESIRLFRRPGVYLVPTLLAGDTVTKWGNDPNGFLSPAARAKALLVGPKMIGATARAHKAGVRIAFGTDSSVSRHGDNAREFALLVQAGLSPIEAIRTATVNAADHLGIDAQAGTIAVGKPADIVAVRGDPLSDVRLLQHIGFVMKAGQIYKK; translated from the coding sequence ATGAAACTGATCAGGGCGATCGCGGCATTGGCATTGTTGCTGGGCGTCGGGGCGGCGGGCGCGCAGCCGGTCGCGGAAACCTATATCCATGCCGGCCGGCTGCTTGCCGATCCGGCGACGGGCAAGGTAGAGACCGAACGCACGATCGTGATCCGCGACGGCAAGGTGGTCGCGATCCGCGCCGGTTATGTCGGCGGCGCAGATGCGATCGATTTGCGCGACAGTTTCGTGCTGCCCGGTCTGATCGACAGCCATGTCCATCTCGGCCATCAGAACGGCCCGGACGACAAGGTCCGCCGCGTCACACAGACCGCTGCGGCGATCGCCATCGACGGCGCTTATTATGCCAGGCTGACGCTTGAGGCGGGCTTCACCACGGTCGCCGACCTGGGCGAGGAGAATGACGCGATCTTTGCGCTGCGCGACGGGATCGCGGCGGGCCGGGTGCCGGGGCCACGCGTGATCGCCGCCGGCAATGTGATCAGCCCGCATGGCGGCGAGGGCGATCTTTACGGCTATCGCTGGGACGTGACGCAAGTCATCCGGCGACCCAATCTCTGTTCCGGCGCGGACGATTGCCGGCGCGTGGTGCGCGAACAGATCCAGCGCGGCGCGGACATCATCAAGATCGTCGCGACCGGCGCGGTCCTGTCCGATCTGGCGGCGGGGCTCGGCCAGCAATTCACCGACGACGAGATGAAGGCGATCGTCGAGACCGCGCACAATCTCGGCCGCAAGGTCACCGCGCATGCGCATGGCGCGAACGGCATCAACGCGTTCCTGCGTGCCGGTGGGGATTCGATCGAGCATGGCACGTATCTCGACGATGAATCGATCCGGCTGTTCCGCCGGCCCGGCGTCTATCTCGTGCCCACGCTGCTGGCCGGCGATACGGTGACGAAATGGGGCAATGACCCCAATGGCTTTCTCAGCCCTGCTGCCAGGGCCAAGGCACTGCTGGTCGGGCCAAAGATGATCGGTGCGACGGCGCGGGCGCACAAGGCAGGGGTGAGGATCGCCTTCGGCACCGATTCCAGCGTCAGCCGGCACGGCGACAATGCGCGTGAGTTCGCATTGCTGGTGCAGGCCGGCCTGTCGCCGATCGAGGCGATCCGTACCGCCACGGTCAATGCCGCCGACCATCTCGGCATCGATGCACAGGCGGGCACGATCGCTGTGGGCAAGCCAGCGGACATCGTCGCGGTGCGCGGCGATCCGCTGAGCGATGTCAGACTGCTTCAGCATATCGGCTTCGTCATGAAGGCGGGACAAATCTACAAAAAATAA
- a CDS encoding ABC transporter substrate-binding protein: MSWGKGIIGALALGATLLAIASCGPTSTVRPLTIVGWGGSSQDAHRKAYWTSFTKSTGVALREDTWHGGVGVIRTKVIGGDSSWDIVQVETEDLILGCEEGLFQPLDWAKLGGRRAFIPTAVHDCGVGAMLWSYLIGYDGDRIKGKGPQSWADFWDMKRFPGKRGMRKTPKYTLEFALMADGVSPAQVYATLRTPAGVDRAFRKLDQLKPQIIWWSSISQVPDLLGSGEVAMSVTSPGRLIVANRTEKRHFKVDWHQNIYAVDYWVILKNSPRREEANELLRYMTRPENQMRLAMFMPTGLTSIEASRRIDPVYKRDTPTDPANMTDALQLDGDFWVEYGDQLTQRFNAWVAR, translated from the coding sequence ATGAGCTGGGGGAAAGGCATTATCGGCGCACTAGCGCTGGGCGCCACGCTGCTCGCCATCGCCTCATGCGGGCCGACCTCGACGGTGCGCCCGCTGACCATCGTCGGCTGGGGTGGATCCTCGCAGGACGCGCATCGCAAAGCCTATTGGACATCCTTCACCAAATCGACCGGCGTGGCGTTGCGCGAGGACACCTGGCACGGCGGCGTCGGCGTGATCCGCACCAAGGTGATCGGCGGCGATTCGAGCTGGGACATCGTCCAGGTCGAAACCGAGGACCTGATCCTCGGCTGCGAGGAAGGCCTGTTCCAGCCGCTCGACTGGGCCAAGCTCGGCGGGCGCCGCGCCTTTATTCCGACCGCGGTGCATGACTGCGGCGTCGGCGCGATGCTGTGGTCCTATCTGATCGGCTACGATGGCGACCGCATCAAGGGCAAGGGGCCGCAAAGCTGGGCCGATTTCTGGGATATGAAGCGTTTCCCGGGCAAGCGCGGCATGCGCAAGACGCCCAAATATACGCTCGAATTCGCACTGATGGCGGACGGCGTATCGCCGGCACAAGTCTATGCCACATTGCGCACGCCCGCCGGCGTCGACCGCGCCTTTCGCAAGCTCGACCAGCTCAAGCCGCAGATCATCTGGTGGTCGTCGATCTCGCAGGTACCCGACCTGCTCGGCTCGGGCGAAGTGGCGATGTCGGTGACCAGCCCGGGCCGGCTGATCGTCGCCAATCGCACCGAAAAACGCCATTTCAAGGTCGACTGGCACCAGAATATCTACGCCGTCGATTATTGGGTGATCCTGAAGAACAGCCCGCGCCGCGAGGAAGCCAACGAACTGCTGCGCTACATGACGCGACCGGAGAACCAGATGCGGCTGGCGATGTTCATGCCGACCGGCCTGACCAGCATCGAGGCGAGCCGGCGGATCGACCCGGTCTACAAGCGCGACACGCCGACCGACCCGGCCAACATGACCGATGCGCTGCAGCTCGACGGCGATTTCTGGGTCGAATATGGCGACCAGCTCACTCAGCGATTCAATGCCTGGGTCGCGCGCTGA
- a CDS encoding ABC transporter permease, which yields MSGYRSPADRAGRAVLIGFCALVFAFLVLPILAVVPLSFNPSAFLVFPESGLSLRWYRSLADSPHWTRALINSLSVASVTTLIATPLGTLAAIGLSAMRSRAKPMIVALLTAPMVVPVVVVAIAIYFLFAPLGLVNSFTGLVIAHTVLALPFVVIVVHAALQGFDYELLRAASSLGARPATALLRVLAPLIAPGIGAGAVFAFMTSFDEAVIALFIAGPEQKTLPMQMFEGVREQISPAITAAATLLVIASTLLLGTAELLRRRSDRLRTGRS from the coding sequence ATGAGTGGTTATCGTTCGCCGGCCGACCGCGCGGGCCGCGCCGTGCTGATCGGCTTTTGCGCACTGGTCTTCGCTTTCCTGGTGCTGCCGATCCTCGCCGTGGTGCCGCTCTCGTTCAACCCGAGCGCCTTTCTCGTTTTCCCGGAGAGCGGTCTGTCGCTGCGCTGGTATCGTTCCCTGGCGGACTCGCCGCACTGGACGCGCGCACTGATCAACAGCCTGTCGGTGGCCAGCGTGACCACGTTGATCGCGACCCCGCTCGGCACGCTCGCCGCGATCGGGCTGTCGGCGATGCGCTCGCGCGCCAAACCGATGATCGTCGCCCTGCTTACCGCGCCGATGGTCGTGCCGGTGGTGGTGGTGGCGATCGCGATCTATTTCCTGTTCGCGCCGCTTGGCCTGGTCAACAGCTTCACCGGGCTGGTCATTGCCCACACCGTGCTTGCCTTGCCTTTCGTGGTGATCGTCGTGCACGCCGCGCTGCAGGGTTTCGATTATGAGCTGCTGCGCGCCGCGAGCAGCCTTGGCGCGCGCCCGGCGACCGCCTTGTTGCGCGTGCTCGCCCCGCTGATCGCGCCGGGCATCGGTGCCGGTGCGGTGTTCGCTTTCATGACCTCGTTCGACGAAGCGGTGATCGCCTTGTTCATCGCCGGCCCCGAACAGAAGACGCTGCCGATGCAGATGTTCGAAGGCGTTCGCGAACAGATCAGCCCGGCGATCACCGCCGCCGCCACCTTGCTGGTGATTGCATCGACCCTGTTGCTCGGTACCGCCGAGTTGCTGCGCCGTCGCAGCGACCGGCTGCGCACCGGACGGTCATGA
- a CDS encoding PatB family C-S lyase, with protein sequence MIVVPDQAGLRARSGRKWGNHPADVIPAWIADMDLMPAPAIAETLAEAVRLGDFGYAMAGDLGGIPEAFARWATRRWDWQVDPADMIVMPDVVGGIANCIEALTGPGDAVLVQTPAYPPLLGSVRIAGRQLIEHPLVDGMTDFADLERVVAAQRVRMILFCHPHNPSGHCFRRAELETLARIAREHGVTIVSDEVHADLTFAGHKHIPFATIAPEITVTLNAPSKAFNLAGLRTAVCIASGDLRTRLKALPPTRWTAFSTLGARAALAAWSDAGEAWLIECVAYLQDRRDRLLRTLSRDCPIIGFTPPEAGYLAWLDCRALGLDDPARFFLDSARVALSPGLDFGAPGRGFARLNFATSDVILDEIVARMAASLSAAPDIGA encoded by the coding sequence ATGATCGTCGTACCCGACCAGGCCGGATTGCGTGCGCGCAGCGGGCGTAAATGGGGCAATCATCCCGCCGATGTGATCCCGGCCTGGATCGCCGATATGGACCTGATGCCCGCGCCGGCGATCGCGGAAACGCTGGCCGAGGCGGTGCGGCTCGGCGATTTCGGCTATGCGATGGCAGGCGATCTGGGCGGCATTCCCGAAGCGTTCGCGCGCTGGGCGACGCGGCGCTGGGACTGGCAAGTCGACCCGGCCGATATGATCGTCATGCCCGATGTGGTCGGCGGGATCGCCAATTGCATCGAGGCGCTGACCGGACCGGGCGATGCGGTGCTTGTGCAGACCCCCGCCTATCCGCCGCTGCTCGGTTCGGTGCGCATCGCCGGGCGACAGCTGATCGAACATCCACTGGTCGACGGCATGACCGATTTCGCCGATCTCGAACGCGTGGTCGCGGCACAGCGCGTGCGGATGATCCTGTTCTGCCACCCGCATAACCCAAGCGGTCATTGTTTCCGCCGCGCCGAGCTGGAGACGCTGGCGCGGATCGCGCGGGAGCATGGCGTGACGATCGTCTCGGACGAGGTCCATGCCGATCTCACTTTCGCCGGACACAAGCATATCCCGTTCGCGACGATCGCACCGGAAATCACGGTGACGCTCAACGCACCGAGCAAGGCGTTCAATCTCGCCGGCCTGAGGACCGCGGTGTGCATCGCGTCGGGCGATTTACGCACCCGCCTCAAGGCGCTGCCGCCGACGCGCTGGACCGCCTTTTCGACGCTCGGTGCGCGCGCCGCGCTCGCCGCCTGGAGCGATGCGGGCGAGGCCTGGCTGATCGAATGCGTTGCCTATCTGCAGGATCGGCGGGACCGGTTGCTCAGGACGCTCAGCCGCGATTGCCCGATCATCGGTTTCACGCCGCCAGAGGCGGGTTATCTCGCCTGGCTCGACTGCCGCGCGCTCGGGCTGGACGATCCGGCACGTTTCTTTCTCGATTCCGCCAGGGTCGCGCTATCGCCCGGCCTCGACTTCGGCGCGCCGGGACGCGGTTTCGCCCGACTCAACTTCGCGACCTCGGACGTGATCCTCGACGAGATCGTCGCACGGATGGCCGCTTCGCTGTCAGCCGCCCCAGACATCGGCGCATAA
- a CDS encoding membrane dipeptidase, with protein MPSRRAVLAGVVALAVAGPVRAQGFGAARYRRAMVIDGLSSIGNLDPKAPGVRAQLDVFRASGLTAINQTVGAAGNTPDRFGETLRRIARYERFIRAFPDRLLHVRSAADLKLAQDSNRLGVIFGFQDCVPLETEIDRLDLFDQLGVRIIQLTYNKRNLVGDGCLESANGGLSDYGREVVAGLNARRIMVDTSHAGARTIADAIAASTAPIVISHTGCRALVDVPRNTSDAELRALADKGGVAGIYFVPFLRAAGQPRGEDVIRHIEHAVKVAGEDHVALGTDGGIRAAPTGPAALTEQRQFYEERKALGVAAPGEAPDVLNIVPEYNEPTRFLRLADDLAARGWPERRIEKLLGANFARLCADVWGG; from the coding sequence ATGCCGAGCCGTCGCGCGGTGCTTGCCGGGGTAGTGGCGCTGGCGGTTGCCGGGCCGGTGCGCGCGCAAGGTTTCGGGGCGGCGCGCTATCGCCGCGCGATGGTGATCGACGGGCTGTCGTCGATCGGCAATCTCGATCCAAAGGCGCCGGGCGTTCGCGCGCAGCTTGACGTCTTCCGCGCCTCGGGCCTGACCGCGATCAACCAGACGGTCGGCGCGGCGGGCAATACGCCGGACCGCTTCGGCGAGACATTGCGTCGCATCGCGCGCTACGAGCGCTTCATCCGCGCCTTTCCCGACCGGCTGCTCCATGTGCGCAGCGCGGCCGATCTGAAGCTGGCGCAGGACAGTAACCGGCTTGGGGTGATCTTCGGGTTCCAGGACTGCGTGCCGCTCGAAACCGAGATCGATCGGCTCGACCTGTTCGACCAGCTTGGCGTGCGCATCATCCAGCTGACCTATAACAAACGCAATCTGGTCGGTGACGGCTGCCTGGAAAGCGCCAATGGGGGCTTGAGCGATTATGGCCGTGAGGTCGTTGCCGGGCTCAATGCGCGGCGCATCATGGTCGATACCAGCCACGCGGGCGCGCGAACCATCGCGGATGCGATCGCCGCCTCGACCGCGCCGATCGTCATCAGCCATACCGGGTGCCGCGCGCTGGTCGACGTGCCGCGCAACACGTCCGACGCCGAGTTAAGGGCGCTGGCCGACAAGGGCGGCGTCGCCGGCATCTATTTCGTGCCGTTCCTGCGCGCCGCCGGCCAGCCGCGCGGCGAGGATGTGATCCGCCATATCGAACATGCGGTGAAGGTTGCGGGCGAGGATCATGTGGCGCTCGGCACCGATGGCGGCATCCGCGCGGCGCCGACCGGTCCGGCGGCGCTGACCGAGCAGCGGCAATTCTATGAGGAGCGCAAGGCGCTTGGCGTCGCCGCCCCGGGCGAGGCGCCCGATGTGCTCAACATCGTGCCCGAGTATAACGAGCCGACCCGGTTCTTGCGGCTTGCCGACGATCTGGCGGCGCGTGGCTGGCCCGAACGACGGATCGAAAAGCTGCTCGGCGCAAATTTCGCGCGGTTATGCGCCGATGTCTGGGGCGGCTGA
- a CDS encoding ABC transporter permease, translating to MPGSRAEPAARAARVRPRWWIVALVAPLLIFLIATFVLPVVMMLSRGVSDPELPQSWPRAAVALRQWDGAGLPSDALARTVAGDIVAARRAGTLNRVANRLNYDRVGSRSLLYLTSARLAAGAKVGGLSDLAAIDPRWRDRAYWGAMRHAAGPSTSFYLLAALDRRIDADGRLTKVPADQAVFVDILLRTFKISAVVALLCAALGYPVAYLLASLPDRKANPLLILVLLPFWTSALVRTTAWVVLLQTNGVVNGLLEGIGLIDAPRQLLYNRVGVYIAMTHVLLPFFILPLYGVMKGIQPSAMRAASSLGAPPLTAFARVYLPQTLPGVMAGAIIVFTLALGYYLTPALVGGGADQMISGSIAFYTNQSLNWGMAAALSLLLLLPLTLMLFAGRTLARTVPA from the coding sequence ATGCCTGGGTCGCGCGCTGAACCCGCCGCCCGTGCGGCGAGGGTCAGACCGCGCTGGTGGATCGTCGCGCTGGTCGCGCCGTTATTGATCTTCCTGATCGCGACCTTCGTATTGCCGGTGGTGATGATGCTGTCGCGCGGCGTCAGCGATCCCGAACTGCCGCAAAGCTGGCCGCGAGCCGCCGTCGCGTTGCGACAATGGGACGGCGCGGGGCTGCCCAGCGATGCGCTCGCCCGGACCGTCGCCGGCGATATCGTCGCGGCGCGGCGTGCGGGCACGCTCAATCGCGTGGCCAACCGGCTCAATTACGACAGGGTTGGCTCGCGCAGCCTGCTCTATCTGACCTCGGCGCGGCTGGCGGCGGGCGCCAAGGTCGGCGGCTTGTCCGATCTCGCGGCGATCGATCCGCGCTGGCGCGACCGCGCCTATTGGGGGGCGATGCGCCATGCGGCGGGGCCGAGCACGAGCTTCTACCTGCTCGCAGCGCTCGACCGGCGGATCGACGCCGATGGCCGGCTGACCAAGGTACCTGCCGATCAGGCGGTGTTCGTCGATATCCTGCTGCGCACTTTCAAGATCAGCGCGGTGGTCGCGTTGCTTTGCGCCGCACTCGGTTATCCGGTCGCTTATCTGCTCGCGTCATTGCCCGACCGTAAGGCCAATCCGCTGCTCATCCTGGTGCTGCTGCCATTCTGGACCTCGGCACTGGTACGCACCACCGCCTGGGTCGTGCTGTTGCAGACCAATGGCGTGGTCAACGGGCTGCTCGAAGGGATCGGCCTGATCGATGCGCCGCGCCAGCTGCTCTACAACCGGGTCGGCGTCTATATCGCGATGACGCACGTCCTGCTGCCTTTCTTCATCCTGCCGTTGTACGGCGTGATGAAGGGTATCCAGCCATCGGCGATGCGCGCCGCAAGCTCGCTCGGCGCGCCGCCGCTGACCGCATTCGCCAGGGTCTATCTGCCGCAGACCCTGCCCGGCGTGATGGCCGGCGCGATTATCGTCTTCACGCTCGCGCTGGGTTATTATCTCACGCCCGCCCTGGTCGGCGGCGGCGCGGATCAGATGATCAGCGGGTCGATCGCCTTCTACACCAACCAGTCGCTCAACTGGGGCATGGCGGCGGCGCTCAGCCTGTTGCTGCTGCTGCCGCTCACGCTGATGCTGTTCGCCGGGCGCACGCTGGCGCGGACGGTGCCGGCATGA
- a CDS encoding M20/M25/M40 family metallo-hydrolase, with amino-acid sequence MRIALLLAATVALMAAAPPPDEKSDEKVAAALRDRAVAGGNVAMEVVSELTTRFGARPAGSVSERASAEWLAVRLRSFGFRNVKVHRYPITGWTRGMESAEIVGPNPQSLIATALGGSPATPAGGVEGDVVLFDSLDALKLAPVGSLTGKIAMITQAMPNAMRGYGYGQVGPARAFGPSEAAKRGAVAFLLRSLATGSERFAHTGSTRYVDGVVAIPSFALAVPDAEQVERLAKLGEAVRLRLFSSAAYVPGAMTSQVSGDIMGSGAADEIVLLGAHLDSWDLGTGAIDDGAGVAIATAAAKLIGEQKRKARRTVRVVLYGSEEVTQPGAADVSGRAYSDTPGLAIDKHVLAMESDSGADRVYALSLPKGVDASPFAEAAMRVLTPLRIVRSRDGPGSGGVDIGPLVARGVPTFVLEQDMGRYFAYHHTANDTLDKIEPDALNQNVAALASLVWLAADSDVDFRALATAKDPVR; translated from the coding sequence GTGAGGATCGCGCTGCTCCTTGCCGCAACGGTGGCACTCATGGCGGCGGCACCGCCGCCGGATGAGAAGTCAGATGAGAAGGTCGCCGCGGCGTTGCGCGATCGGGCGGTTGCGGGTGGCAATGTGGCGATGGAGGTGGTGAGCGAGTTGACCACGCGCTTCGGCGCGCGGCCGGCAGGTTCGGTGTCCGAGCGTGCTTCCGCTGAATGGCTCGCGGTGCGGTTGCGTTCGTTCGGGTTCCGCAATGTGAAAGTGCACAGGTATCCGATCACCGGCTGGACGCGCGGCATGGAAAGCGCCGAGATCGTCGGACCGAACCCGCAATCGCTGATCGCGACGGCATTGGGCGGATCGCCCGCGACGCCGGCTGGCGGGGTGGAGGGCGATGTCGTGCTGTTCGACTCGCTGGATGCACTCAAGCTTGCGCCGGTCGGATCGCTGACCGGCAAGATCGCGATGATCACTCAGGCGATGCCGAACGCGATGCGCGGTTATGGATATGGCCAGGTCGGCCCGGCGCGTGCCTTTGGCCCGTCCGAGGCGGCGAAGCGCGGAGCGGTGGCGTTCCTGTTGCGCTCGCTCGCCACGGGCAGCGAGCGTTTCGCGCATACCGGATCGACGCGATATGTTGATGGTGTGGTGGCGATCCCGAGCTTCGCGCTGGCGGTGCCCGATGCGGAGCAGGTCGAACGGCTGGCAAAGCTCGGCGAGGCCGTCCGTTTGCGGCTGTTCTCGAGCGCGGCCTATGTGCCGGGTGCGATGACCAGCCAGGTCAGCGGCGACATCATGGGCAGCGGCGCGGCGGATGAAATCGTCCTGCTCGGCGCGCATCTCGACAGCTGGGACCTTGGCACCGGCGCGATCGACGATGGCGCCGGCGTGGCGATCGCGACAGCTGCGGCCAAGCTGATCGGCGAGCAGAAACGTAAAGCCCGCCGCACCGTGCGCGTCGTCCTGTACGGGTCGGAGGAAGTGACTCAGCCGGGCGCCGCCGATGTCAGCGGCCGGGCCTATAGCGACACGCCGGGTCTGGCGATCGACAAGCATGTGCTGGCAATGGAAAGCGATTCCGGTGCCGACCGGGTCTATGCCTTGTCCTTGCCAAAAGGCGTCGATGCCAGCCCCTTTGCCGAGGCGGCGATGCGCGTGCTGACGCCGCTTCGCATCGTGCGATCGCGCGACGGGCCGGGCAGCGGGGGCGTCGATATCGGACCGCTGGTCGCACGCGGCGTGCCGACCTTCGTGCTGGAGCAGGATATGGGGCGGTATTTCGCCTATCACCACACCGCCAACGACACGCTGGACAAGATCGAGCCGGACGCGCTCAATCAGAATGTCGCGGCGCTGGCGTCTTTGGTCTGGCTCGCCGCCGACAGCGATGTGGATTTCCGCGCGCTCGCCACAGCAAAGGATCCTGTGCGATGA
- a CDS encoding PLP-dependent aminotransferase family protein, whose amino-acid sequence MSEIRLARRAAKLSTNFPAPHFPSELGPDVIPFDSGFAAPQLLPDLTEFAHAALNTHRAETLQYSPTHGQPELRGWLAGLMNEDGCALTPDHLLIVNGAKHGLELICKLLLDEGDAIVVTAPTYFTAIPIFRSFGVEFIEIGQDDDGIDIAALEVVLAQRVAQGQALPKLIYNVADFHNPTGATMPIERRKALIDLAERLGIFVVEDTPYRRVRFEGETIASLKALDLTGNVFHLGTFSKLVAPGLRIGWVAADTALIARLIQLKADGGSSPLVQRIIYEFGRSPAFAAHIERVQSVYRERRDRIVAAVRRELPDAVLAVPEGGYYVWLTLPAQVDGDALAADAAARGVNLIPGSKFFASGGDTTTPRNHIRLSYSYATPEQIDEGVRRLAISYRTIAG is encoded by the coding sequence GTGAGTGAAATTCGCCTGGCGCGCCGTGCCGCAAAGCTTTCGACCAATTTTCCCGCGCCGCATTTTCCGTCGGAACTTGGCCCCGACGTCATTCCGTTCGATTCCGGCTTCGCCGCGCCGCAATTGCTTCCCGACCTGACCGAGTTCGCGCATGCAGCACTCAACACGCATCGCGCAGAGACGCTGCAATATTCGCCGACCCATGGTCAGCCCGAACTGCGCGGCTGGCTGGCCGGGCTGATGAACGAGGACGGTTGCGCGCTCACCCCCGATCACTTGCTGATCGTCAACGGCGCGAAGCATGGGCTCGAGCTGATCTGCAAGCTGTTGCTTGACGAAGGCGACGCGATCGTCGTGACCGCGCCGACCTATTTCACCGCGATCCCCATCTTTCGCAGCTTCGGCGTCGAGTTCATCGAGATCGGGCAGGATGATGACGGTATCGACATCGCAGCACTCGAAGTCGTGCTGGCGCAGCGCGTCGCGCAGGGCCAGGCACTGCCCAAGCTGATCTATAACGTCGCCGATTTCCATAACCCGACCGGCGCGACCATGCCGATCGAGCGGCGCAAGGCGCTGATCGACCTGGCCGAACGGCTCGGCATCTTCGTGGTGGAGGACACGCCCTATCGCCGCGTCCGGTTCGAGGGCGAGACGATCGCTTCGCTCAAGGCGCTCGACCTGACCGGCAATGTCTTCCACCTCGGTACGTTTTCGAAGCTGGTTGCGCCGGGTCTGCGCATCGGCTGGGTCGCGGCCGACACAGCGTTGATCGCGCGGCTGATCCAGCTCAAAGCGGATGGCGGCTCCTCGCCGCTGGTCCAGCGCATCATCTACGAATTCGGCCGCTCCCCCGCCTTTGCGGCTCATATCGAGCGCGTGCAGTCGGTTTATCGCGAGCGGCGCGACCGGATCGTCGCGGCGGTGCGGCGAGAATTGCCCGACGCGGTGCTCGCCGTGCCGGAGGGCGGTTATTATGTCTGGTTGACCTTGCCGGCACAGGTTGATGGCGACGCGCTTGCCGCGGATGCGGCCGCACGTGGCGTCAACCTGATCCCCGGCAGCAAATTCTTCGCCAGCGGCGGCGATACGACCACGCCGCGCAACCATATCCGCTTGTCCTACAGCTATGCGACACCCGAACAGATTGACGAGGGCGTCCGTCGCCTCGCCATTTCCTATCGGACGATCGCCGGCTGA